The proteins below are encoded in one region of Brachyspira hampsonii:
- the secA gene encoding preprotein translocase subunit SecA, translating to MGAMDLVFKLIFGSKEQNDAKILKPIAEKTLTFEEEIKKLSNEELTNKTKEFRERVEKHIGCKTEELDLSKEENKKKLQDILDAILPEAFAVVREASIRTTGMRHFDVQVMGGAVLHQGRIAEMKTGEGKTLVATLAVYLNALTGLGVHVVTVNDYLAKRDAEWMTPIYSMLGISVGILDNTRPHSPERRAVYNCDVVYGTNNEFGFDYLRDNMVTRKEDKVQRKFYFAIVDEVDSILIDEARTPLIISGPAEKNIKMYYEIDKIIPMLKQAEVDERMREVAGTGDYVLDEKDKNVYLTEEGVHKVEKLLNVENLYGAQSSTIVHHVNQALKAHKVFKKDVDYMVTDGEVLIVDEFTGRVLEGRRYSDGLHQAIEAKEKVAIQNESQTYATITFQNYFRMYPKLSGMTGTAETEAEEFYKIYKLDVAVIPTNKPIARQDLSDKIYRTKKAKFEALAKYIKELQEAGKPALVGTVSVEMNEELSKVFKRHKINHEVLNAKNHSREAQIIAQAGEPGAVTLATNMAGRGTDIVLGGNPVAKGVAEIEQVLVLMKDKAFKERDPYKKEELTKKVKAIDLYKEAFVRSVISGKIDEAKELAQKNNADEMIEKIDRIIQINEKSKADKEKVLAAGGLHVIGSERHEARRIDNQLRGRSGRQGDPGLSVFFLSLEDDLMRLFGGERVSRMMLAMGMGEEEELGHKWLNKSIENAQRKVEGRNFDIRKHLLEYDDVMNQQRMAVYGERDYILYSDDISPRVEEIIAEVTEDTIKDISDNKKHVDPLEVTKWFNSYLISIDEDAANKAVEGGVDNAVKNLTNLLLEAYRKKSLEVNEKIFREVEKNIFLSIIDNRWKDHLFAMDSLREGIGLRGYAEKNPLTEYKLEGYKMFVATMNVIHNELVNLIMRVRIIPNSFDAMERESAFDGGVEEKSSASAMNGNNTQNIQSKVKTAQANVKMTQKIGRNDPCPCGSGKKYKHCHGKDNVQ from the coding sequence ATGGGAGCAATGGACTTAGTATTTAAATTAATATTCGGCTCTAAAGAACAAAATGATGCTAAAATATTAAAACCTATAGCAGAAAAAACACTAACATTTGAAGAAGAAATAAAGAAATTAAGCAATGAAGAACTTACAAATAAAACAAAAGAATTCAGGGAAAGAGTAGAAAAACATATAGGCTGCAAAACAGAGGAATTAGATTTAAGCAAAGAAGAAAATAAGAAAAAACTTCAAGATATATTAGATGCAATATTACCAGAGGCATTTGCTGTAGTACGCGAAGCTAGTATAAGAACTACAGGAATGAGACACTTTGATGTTCAGGTAATGGGAGGAGCTGTACTCCATCAGGGAAGAATAGCTGAGATGAAAACAGGTGAAGGTAAAACACTTGTTGCTACTCTTGCGGTGTATCTTAATGCTTTAACAGGACTTGGAGTGCATGTAGTTACGGTTAATGATTATCTTGCTAAAAGGGACGCTGAGTGGATGACTCCTATATATTCTATGCTTGGAATAAGTGTTGGAATACTTGATAATACTAGACCTCATTCCCCAGAAAGAAGAGCTGTTTATAACTGTGATGTTGTTTACGGTACTAATAATGAGTTTGGATTCGATTATTTAAGAGACAATATGGTTACAAGAAAAGAGGATAAAGTTCAGAGGAAATTCTATTTTGCAATAGTGGACGAGGTAGACAGTATCTTAATAGATGAAGCTAGAACTCCTCTTATAATATCAGGACCAGCTGAGAAAAACATAAAAATGTATTATGAAATTGACAAAATAATACCTATGCTTAAACAGGCTGAAGTTGATGAGAGAATGCGTGAGGTTGCGGGAACAGGTGATTATGTACTTGATGAAAAAGATAAAAATGTATATCTTACAGAAGAAGGCGTACATAAAGTAGAAAAACTCCTTAATGTAGAAAACTTGTACGGTGCTCAAAGCAGTACAATAGTTCACCATGTTAATCAGGCTTTAAAGGCTCATAAAGTATTCAAAAAAGATGTTGATTATATGGTTACAGACGGAGAAGTTTTGATTGTAGATGAGTTTACAGGGCGTGTTCTTGAAGGAAGAAGATACAGCGATGGACTTCACCAAGCAATAGAAGCTAAAGAAAAAGTTGCTATACAAAATGAATCCCAAACCTATGCTACGATTACATTCCAAAACTATTTTAGAATGTATCCTAAACTTTCTGGTATGACAGGTACTGCAGAAACAGAAGCAGAAGAGTTTTATAAAATATATAAATTGGATGTAGCAGTTATACCTACTAATAAACCTATAGCAAGACAGGATTTATCAGATAAAATATACAGAACTAAAAAGGCAAAATTTGAAGCGTTAGCAAAATATATAAAAGAACTTCAGGAAGCCGGAAAGCCTGCTCTTGTTGGTACTGTATCAGTGGAGATGAACGAAGAGCTTTCTAAAGTATTCAAAAGGCATAAAATTAATCATGAAGTATTAAATGCTAAAAACCACTCAAGAGAGGCTCAAATAATAGCACAGGCTGGAGAACCGGGAGCTGTTACTCTTGCTACAAACATGGCAGGACGCGGTACGGATATTGTACTTGGAGGAAACCCTGTTGCCAAAGGTGTAGCTGAAATAGAACAGGTGCTTGTACTTATGAAAGACAAAGCATTTAAAGAAAGAGATCCTTACAAAAAAGAAGAATTAACAAAAAAAGTTAAAGCAATAGACCTTTATAAAGAGGCATTTGTAAGGAGTGTTATTTCTGGAAAAATAGATGAAGCTAAAGAATTGGCTCAAAAAAATAATGCCGATGAAATGATAGAAAAAATTGACAGAATTATTCAAATAAATGAAAAATCTAAAGCAGACAAAGAAAAAGTGCTTGCAGCAGGCGGTTTGCATGTTATAGGAAGCGAAAGACATGAGGCAAGGAGAATTGACAATCAGCTTAGAGGAAGAAGCGGAAGACAGGGAGATCCGGGACTTAGCGTATTTTTCTTATCGCTTGAAGATGATTTGATGCGTTTATTTGGAGGAGAGAGAGTGTCAAGAATGATGCTTGCTATGGGAATGGGTGAAGAAGAAGAACTTGGTCATAAATGGCTTAATAAATCCATAGAAAATGCTCAGAGAAAAGTAGAAGGCAGAAACTTTGATATAAGAAAGCATTTGCTTGAGTATGATGATGTTATGAATCAGCAGCGTATGGCAGTTTATGGAGAGAGAGATTATATACTTTATTCTGATGATATATCTCCTAGGGTAGAAGAAATCATAGCTGAAGTAACAGAAGATACTATTAAAGATATAAGCGACAATAAAAAACATGTTGATCCTTTGGAAGTAACTAAATGGTTTAACAGTTATTTAATATCAATAGATGAAGATGCAGCAAATAAAGCTGTAGAAGGCGGTGTTGATAATGCTGTGAAAAATCTTACTAATTTACTTTTAGAAGCATATAGAAAAAAATCTTTGGAAGTAAATGAAAAAATATTCAGAGAAGTAGAAAAAAACATATTCCTATCAATAATAGATAACAGATGGAAAGATCATTTATTTGCTATGGATAGTTTAAGAGAAGGTATAGGTTTAAGAGGATATGCTGAAAAAAATCCGCTTACTGAATATAAGCTTGAAGGCTATAAAATGTTTGTAGCTACTATGAATGTAATACATAATGAGCTTGTAAACTTAATTATGAGAGTTCGTATTATACCTAATTCATTTGATGCTATGGAGAGAGAAAGTGCTTTTGATGGAGGAGTTGAAGAGAAAAGCAGTGCTAGTGCTATGAATGGAAACAATACTCAAAACATACAAAGCAAAGTAAAAACTGCTCAGGCTAATGTAAAAATGACTCAGAAAATAGGAAGAAATGATCCTTGTCCTTGCGGAAGCGGAAAAAAATACAAGCATTGTCATGGAAAGGATAATGTGCAGTGA
- a CDS encoding polysaccharide pyruvyl transferase family protein, translating to MKNNNIDILSKSECTGCSVCYHICPHNAINMIESEKGFYNPSIDKEKCTNCGICVKQCHALNDNFNTEYEQEIYDVRANDYIRMKSSSGGVFTLISNYILENNGYVCGASFTNDWLEVEHIIINDKKDLDKLRKSKYIESNLNNTFLEIKKLLKEKKKVLFTGCPCQVSALNFYLNKKYDNLITIDILCNSVPAQKIWKKYLKELFNDEDIRNIEYISFRDKSKFGWNIDHKIYIKLKNGEYLVKGLESIYLKLFFNHISIKDQCITCKYRNYKRVGDITIGDYWSVENNDNKGVSLVLINTEKGKSTFNNIKKDCIYKDITEYKKTKYEQLNWALYGKIKKSENRKYFFQNIDNKSLNDIYDKYDVGLIGLWFVSNYGAVLTYYALYKLLKKFNLSILVIDSMENSCNVDWCINGFAREFASKYYNDIELLDEKTNDKCSTFITASDQLWNIYTMEKQGIVTNLEKYRYFLDFVDNDKKKIAIATSYGDDNDNLIDNENTKKRLLINHYLSQFDYLSVREKECANFINENLNLKAEFILDPVFLIDKTEYIKLIENTENKILEKDYILAYYYKVEHIEATNNIANKLNKKIIYTTFKESPEEWLSLVNNASFIITDGFHGICFSVIFNKPFVCIRDDYYSSQLYRIKTILELLNISERLISDTKILESNIYNFLYLDFNEINKKLNLEIERSLKWIKNALDSEKILKKNSYKNDLLNLLISENKKLINITNNIYSNIDKISNGIYSDMDKISNGIYSDINKISNGIYSDIDKISNGIYSDMDKISNGIYSDMDKISNGIYSDINKISNGIYSDIDKISNGIYSDIDKISNFIHIRINTITNFEIKYLQNLKL from the coding sequence ATGAAAAATAATAATATTGATATACTATCTAAAAGTGAATGTACTGGATGTTCAGTTTGCTATCATATATGTCCGCATAATGCAATTAATATGATAGAAAGTGAAAAAGGATTTTATAATCCATCTATAGATAAGGAAAAATGCACTAATTGTGGTATATGTGTAAAACAATGCCATGCTTTAAATGATAATTTTAATACAGAATATGAACAAGAAATATATGATGTAAGAGCTAATGATTACATAAGAATGAAAAGTTCATCTGGCGGAGTATTTACACTTATTTCTAATTACATATTAGAAAACAATGGTTATGTATGTGGTGCTAGCTTTACAAATGACTGGCTTGAAGTTGAACATATCATAATTAATGATAAAAAAGATCTTGATAAATTAAGAAAATCAAAATATATAGAAAGTAATTTAAATAATACATTTCTAGAAATAAAAAAATTACTTAAAGAAAAAAAGAAAGTTCTATTCACAGGATGTCCATGTCAGGTATCAGCTTTAAATTTTTATCTAAATAAGAAATATGATAATTTAATTACAATTGATATACTTTGTAATAGTGTACCAGCACAAAAAATATGGAAAAAATATTTAAAAGAATTATTTAATGATGAAGATATAAGAAATATTGAGTATATAAGTTTTAGAGACAAATCGAAATTTGGTTGGAATATAGATCATAAAATATATATAAAATTAAAAAATGGGGAATATTTAGTAAAAGGACTTGAAAGCATATATTTAAAATTATTTTTTAATCATATTTCTATTAAAGATCAATGTATAACATGTAAATATAGAAATTATAAAAGAGTTGGGGATATTACTATAGGAGATTACTGGTCTGTAGAAAATAATGATAACAAAGGAGTATCTTTAGTTTTAATTAATACAGAAAAAGGAAAAAGTACATTCAATAATATAAAAAAAGACTGTATATATAAGGATATAACTGAATATAAAAAAACAAAATATGAACAATTAAATTGGGCATTATATGGAAAAATAAAAAAATCTGAAAATAGAAAATATTTTTTTCAAAATATTGACAATAAGTCATTAAATGATATTTATGATAAATATGATGTTGGTCTTATTGGATTATGGTTCGTAAGTAATTATGGGGCAGTACTAACTTATTATGCATTATATAAATTACTAAAAAAATTTAATTTATCAATTTTAGTTATAGATTCTATGGAAAATAGCTGTAATGTAGATTGGTGTATAAATGGTTTTGCTAGAGAATTTGCATCAAAATATTATAATGATATAGAACTATTAGATGAAAAAACAAATGACAAATGTTCAACTTTCATAACAGCTTCTGACCAATTATGGAATATATATACAATGGAAAAACAAGGAATAGTAACAAATCTTGAAAAATATAGATATTTTTTAGATTTTGTAGATAATGATAAAAAGAAAATTGCTATTGCAACATCTTATGGAGATGATAATGACAATTTAATAGATAATGAAAATACTAAAAAAAGACTGTTAATAAATCACTATCTTTCACAATTTGATTACTTATCAGTAAGAGAAAAAGAATGTGCAAATTTTATTAATGAAAATTTAAATTTAAAAGCAGAATTTATATTGGATCCTGTTTTTTTAATTGATAAAACAGAATATATTAAATTAATAGAAAATACTGAAAATAAAATTCTAGAAAAAGATTATATACTAGCATATTATTACAAAGTAGAACATATTGAAGCTACAAACAATATAGCAAATAAATTAAATAAGAAAATAATATACACTACATTTAAAGAATCTCCTGAAGAATGGTTATCATTAGTGAATAATGCATCATTCATAATTACAGATGGGTTTCATGGCATATGTTTTTCAGTAATATTTAATAAGCCATTTGTATGTATAAGGGATGATTATTATTCTTCACAACTTTATAGAATAAAAACTATATTAGAGTTACTAAATATATCTGAAAGATTAATATCTGACACTAAAATTTTAGAAAGTAATATATACAACTTTTTATATCTTGATTTTAATGAAATAAATAAGAAATTGAATTTAGAAATAGAAAGATCATTAAAGTGGATAAAAAATGCCTTAGATAGTGAAAAAATATTGAAAAAAAATTCATATAAAAATGATTTATTAAATTTGTTAATATCTGAAAACAAAAAATTAATTAATATAACTAATAATATATATTCTAATATAGATAAAATTAGTAATGGTATTTATTCGGATATGGATAAAATTAGTAATGGTATTTATTCGGATATAAATAAAATTAGTAATGGCATTTATTCGGATATTGATAAAATTAGTAATGGTATTTATTCGGATATGGATAAAATTAGTAATGGTATTTATTCGGATATGGATAAAATTAGTAATGGTATTTATTCGGATATAAATAAAATTAGTAATGGCATTTATTCGGATATTGATAAAATTAGTAATGGTATTTATTCGGATATTGATAAAATTAGTAATTTTATCCATATCCGAATAAATACCATTACTAATTTTGAAATAAAATACCTTCAGAATTTGAAGCTATAG
- a CDS encoding polysaccharide biosynthesis protein: MFKDKILLITGGTGSFGNKMLRYFINNTDIKEVRVFSRDEEKQDRMRTELKDDRIKYYIGNVRDYKSINEALRNVDFVFHAAALKQVPSCEFYPIQAVHTNIIGSSNVIDACIENKVKKLVMLSTDKAVYPINAMGMTKAIMEKLMISKSRNLPNDGNTTLCATRYGNVMASRGSVIPLFIKQCKEDKPLTVTDPNMTRFLMSLDESVDLVLFAFNNAVNGDIFVQKAPACTIMDLALAIKEIFNPNVEIKIIGTRHGEKTYETLINKEDMIKAVDMGNFYKIPADNRDLNYDKYFIDGSIEVGSREEYNSDNTTRLNKEQVKEKLLSLDYVKNEL, translated from the coding sequence ATGTTTAAGGATAAAATTTTATTAATAACCGGAGGTACTGGATCTTTTGGTAATAAAATGCTTAGATACTTTATAAACAATACTGATATAAAAGAAGTAAGAGTATTTTCTAGAGATGAAGAAAAACAAGATAGAATGCGTACAGAATTAAAAGATGATAGAATTAAATATTATATTGGTAATGTTAGAGATTATAAAAGCATAAATGAGGCTTTAAGAAATGTAGATTTTGTATTTCATGCTGCCGCATTGAAGCAAGTACCTTCTTGTGAATTTTATCCTATACAAGCAGTGCATACTAATATAATTGGTTCAAGTAATGTAATAGATGCATGCATAGAAAATAAAGTAAAAAAACTTGTTATGTTGTCAACAGACAAAGCTGTTTATCCTATTAATGCTATGGGGATGACAAAAGCTATTATGGAAAAATTAATGATTTCAAAGTCTAGAAATTTACCAAATGATGGTAATACAACTTTATGTGCCACTAGATATGGAAATGTTATGGCTTCAAGAGGTTCTGTTATTCCATTATTTATAAAACAGTGTAAAGAGGATAAACCTTTAACTGTTACAGATCCTAATATGACAAGGTTTTTAATGTCACTAGATGAATCAGTAGACTTAGTGTTATTCGCTTTCAATAATGCTGTAAATGGGGATATTTTTGTTCAAAAAGCACCAGCATGCACTATCATGGATTTGGCGTTAGCTATTAAAGAAATATTTAATCCGAATGTAGAAATAAAAATAATAGGTACTAGACATGGAGAAAAAACTTATGAGACCTTAATAAATAAAGAAGATATGATTAAAGCTGTTGATATGGGAAATTTTTATAAAATACCTGCAGATAATAGGGATTTAAATTATGATAAATACTTTATAGATGGTAGCATAGAAGTAGGATCTAGAGAAGAGTATAATTCAGATAATACAACTCGTTTAAATAAAGAACAAGTAAAAGAAAAGCTTTTATCTTTAGATTATGTAAAAAATGAACTTTAA
- a CDS encoding dTDP-4-dehydrorhamnose reductase family protein translates to MKKILILGGTGMLGNTVVRHFIKNKNYDVYFTYRNEKVAFDNFDKNKGIKFDSLTDNINNFNIDFDYVINCIGIIKPFMFNNMRDSIFINSILPWNAANWCKENNIKFIHITTDCVFDGLKGKYNELDEHNALDEYGKSKSLGEPRGKCMILRTSIIGEEIHKNASLISWAKSQKGKSVNGFLNHFWNGITTKQYAIICEKIIENNLYEEDLFHIHSKDIVSKYQMLEYFNKKYDLNLKIKPYITNTICDRSLSSIKKLCSKLNIPTIKEQINNLE, encoded by the coding sequence ATGAAAAAGATTTTAATATTAGGTGGAACAGGGATGCTTGGCAATACAGTTGTTAGGCATTTTATAAAAAATAAAAATTATGATGTCTATTTTACATATAGAAATGAGAAAGTAGCTTTTGATAATTTTGATAAAAATAAAGGCATTAAATTTGATTCACTTACTGATAATATAAATAATTTTAATATAGATTTTGATTATGTTATCAATTGTATTGGTATCATAAAGCCTTTTATGTTTAACAATATGAGAGATTCTATATTTATAAACTCTATATTACCATGGAATGCTGCTAATTGGTGTAAAGAAAATAATATTAAATTTATTCACATAACTACAGACTGTGTCTTTGATGGACTTAAAGGTAAATATAATGAGCTTGATGAACATAATGCATTAGATGAATATGGAAAATCTAAATCTTTAGGTGAACCTAGAGGAAAATGTATGATATTGCGTACAAGTATAATAGGTGAAGAAATACATAAAAATGCTAGTTTAATTTCTTGGGCTAAATCACAAAAAGGAAAGTCTGTAAATGGATTTTTAAATCATTTTTGGAATGGTATTACAACAAAACAATATGCAATAATTTGTGAGAAAATAATAGAAAATAATCTATATGAAGAAGATTTATTTCATATACATTCTAAAGATATAGTAAGCAAATATCAAATGTTAGAATATTTTAATAAGAAATATGATTTAAATCTTAAAATAAAACCATATATAACTAATACTATATGTGATAGAAGTTTATCATCCATTAAAAAATTATGTAGTAAATTAAATATACCTACAATAAAAGAACAAATAAATAATTTGGAGTGA
- a CDS encoding glycosyltransferase: MNFNPLVSIVIPVYNGSNYVKEAIDSALAQTYNNIEIIVVNDGSSDNTEEIVKSYGDKVRYFYKENGGTSTALNLAIKNMKGDYFSWLSHDDMYYPDKIKIEVEELSKLDNKETVIMADVEGINEKYETVYKTNYIDHINAYPPRAKSMLHPIIYNQTHGCTLLIAKTCFDKVGLFDEKVLIAQDFEFFYRLFKIFPHKLVSQILIKARHVSTSQGMRAGEKRNIEYSKLFISIMENFTEDDFTLLAKTKLDFYTEVAEFYNTVGYTIALDYVHKKVMKNIQINVTDLIGNKFNGYDLHLYLRDRNIDSDYLTSIKDSDDIHTHKYFDIMNIPNTENFIKSEFFLHSELIHMHIIHNALNNIIDLNYLPIMSKLKPIIWSIHDPWVLGGHCVYHFDCEKWKDHCYDCDYLDKPFIIENDDTAFKFEIKKQAIKDSNIVAIVASKWMEDKLKESPIWKDKKIYRIPYGINQNIFKPRDINEAKRELEIPENSITLMFRADAGPLKGADIIKKALKNIKTNSQISLIILGFEIDKFKDLESNYNIKFYNWIKDDNFIAKLYQACDIFLMPSRQEAFGAMAIEAMSCGKMVLSIEGTSLPEVINSPECGLACREEEYTNKLQYFIDNLNEVKERGKKSLDFAIKNYNKDIYIDRTIEVYKKTISEHKIDNEYGLIIKQLKQNYIEKVKEKLMKDYIDNVNNNVNNNNVNNNNVNNNTSNNYYINNSPINSNNIFGIYIINNKKYFIINILGIKITIKKKAK, encoded by the coding sequence ATGAATTTTAATCCATTAGTTTCAATAGTTATACCAGTATATAATGGCAGTAATTATGTTAAAGAGGCAATAGATAGTGCATTGGCACAAACTTATAACAACATAGAAATAATAGTAGTAAATGATGGATCAAGTGATAATACAGAAGAAATAGTAAAATCTTATGGAGATAAAGTAAGATATTTCTATAAAGAAAATGGTGGTACGTCAACAGCTTTAAATTTGGCAATAAAAAATATGAAAGGAGATTATTTTTCTTGGCTTTCACATGATGATATGTATTATCCTGATAAAATAAAAATAGAAGTTGAGGAGTTATCAAAATTAGATAATAAAGAAACTGTTATAATGGCGGATGTAGAAGGAATAAATGAAAAATATGAAACGGTATATAAAACAAATTATATAGATCATATTAATGCTTATCCCCCAAGAGCTAAATCAATGTTACATCCTATAATATATAATCAAACACATGGATGTACATTATTGATAGCTAAAACTTGTTTTGATAAAGTAGGTTTATTTGATGAAAAAGTATTAATAGCTCAAGATTTTGAATTTTTTTATAGGCTTTTTAAAATTTTTCCTCATAAATTAGTGAGTCAAATATTAATTAAAGCAAGGCATGTATCTACAAGTCAAGGAATGAGAGCAGGGGAAAAAAGAAATATAGAATATTCAAAATTATTTATTTCTATAATGGAAAATTTCACAGAAGATGATTTCACATTATTGGCAAAAACTAAACTAGACTTTTATACAGAAGTGGCAGAATTTTATAATACAGTTGGATATACAATAGCTTTAGACTATGTACATAAAAAAGTTATGAAAAATATACAAATTAATGTTACAGATCTTATAGGAAATAAATTTAATGGTTATGATTTACATTTATATTTAAGAGATAGAAATATAGACTCTGATTATTTAACATCAATAAAAGATTCTGATGATATACATACACACAAATATTTTGATATTATGAATATACCTAATACTGAAAATTTTATAAAGAGTGAATTTTTTCTTCATTCTGAATTAATTCATATGCATATAATACATAATGCTCTCAATAATATAATTGATTTAAATTATCTGCCAATTATGAGTAAATTAAAACCTATAATATGGTCTATTCATGATCCATGGGTACTGGGGGGACATTGTGTTTATCATTTTGATTGTGAAAAATGGAAAGACCATTGTTATGACTGTGATTACTTAGATAAACCATTTATAATTGAAAATGATGATACAGCATTTAAATTTGAAATTAAAAAACAAGCTATAAAAGATTCTAATATAGTAGCAATTGTTGCCTCAAAATGGATGGAAGATAAATTAAAAGAATCGCCTATATGGAAAGATAAAAAAATATATAGAATTCCATATGGTATTAATCAAAATATATTTAAGCCTAGAGATATTAATGAAGCTAAAAGAGAATTAGAAATACCTGAAAATTCAATCACATTGATGTTTAGGGCAGATGCAGGTCCTTTAAAAGGTGCTGATATTATAAAAAAAGCTTTAAAAAATATAAAAACAAATAGTCAAATATCATTAATTATATTGGGATTTGAAATTGATAAATTTAAGGATTTAGAAAGCAATTATAATATAAAATTCTATAATTGGATAAAGGATGATAATTTTATAGCTAAATTATATCAAGCATGCGATATATTTTTGATGCCTTCCAGACAAGAAGCTTTTGGAGCTATGGCAATAGAAGCTATGAGTTGTGGTAAAATGGTTCTTTCTATTGAAGGTACATCTTTACCTGAAGTTATAAATTCTCCAGAATGTGGATTAGCCTGTAGAGAAGAAGAATATACTAACAAATTGCAGTACTTTATAGATAATTTAAATGAAGTAAAAGAAAGAGGTAAAAAATCATTAGATTTTGCTATAAAGAACTATAATAAAGATATTTATATTGATAGAACAATTGAAGTATATAAAAAAACAATAAGTGAACATAAAATAGACAATGAATATGGCTTAATTATAAAACAACTTAAGCAAAATTATATAGAGAAAGTAAAAGAAAAATTAATGAAAGATTATATTGATAATGTTAATAATAATGTTAATAATAATAATGTTAATAATAATAATGTTAATAATAATACAAGTAATAATTATTATATTAATAATTCACCAATTAATAGTAATAATATATTTGGAATTTATATTATAAACAATAAAAAATATTTTATTATCAATATTTTAGGAATAAAAATTACAATTAAGAAGAAAGCAAAATGA
- a CDS encoding radical SAM protein, with protein MKLFDLFKKNKLSNLESEELKKYPEKISIVNFNKKWEGKEIWHCDVFTKWILFSYNTITFCCEGRPIKNLKPYNEERLNLSKYIQKLDEVLEDMQKDNNPCTGCRNLVKKIFPKYKLSEQIELFTIAHYTKCHINCAYCFLEHKNTDMQYNAEEAIQYFRDMNMVIPHAHVAWGGGGPTVSKYFEDNIKNISSFGYNQFINTTGIIFSENIMNGLENGNIEVRISVDSGTPETFKKIKGVDKFDIVWNNIKKYCKFPDRVQAKYILFEWNANENDIIGFVKKCKWAGVKNIILAPEMNAEHSFPKPPSKWNMNDKKVTDMAALLEYLCIKNNIILNQTDGLVFTEQHNIDIKKEFDRLSSNNTGEKV; from the coding sequence ATGAAATTATTTGATTTATTTAAAAAAAATAAACTATCAAATTTAGAGTCAGAAGAATTAAAAAAATATCCTGAAAAAATATCAATAGTTAACTTTAATAAAAAATGGGAAGGAAAAGAAATTTGGCACTGCGATGTATTCACTAAATGGATATTATTTAGCTATAATACAATAACTTTTTGTTGTGAAGGAAGACCAATAAAAAACTTAAAACCTTATAATGAAGAACGACTGAACTTATCTAAGTATATACAAAAATTAGATGAAGTATTAGAAGATATGCAAAAGGATAATAATCCATGTACAGGATGTAGAAATTTAGTAAAAAAAATATTTCCAAAATATAAATTATCAGAACAAATAGAACTATTTACAATAGCACATTATACAAAATGTCATATTAATTGTGCTTATTGTTTTCTAGAGCATAAAAATACAGATATGCAATATAATGCTGAAGAAGCAATACAATATTTTAGAGATATGAATATGGTAATTCCTCATGCACATGTTGCTTGGGGGGGGGGGGGACCTACAGTTAGTAAATATTTTGAAGACAATATTAAAAATATTTCAAGCTTTGGTTATAATCAATTTATTAATACTACAGGAATAATATTTTCTGAAAATATTATGAATGGTTTAGAAAATGGAAATATTGAAGTTAGAATTTCTGTTGATTCTGGTACACCAGAAACATTTAAAAAAATTAAAGGTGTAGATAAATTTGATATTGTTTGGAATAATATTAAAAAATATTGCAAATTTCCAGACAGAGTACAAGCTAAATATATTTTATTTGAGTGGAATGCAAATGAAAATGATATAATAGGTTTTGTAAAAAAATGCAAATGGGCTGGTGTAAAAAATATTATTCTAGCTCCAGAAATGAATGCAGAACATTCATTTCCAAAACCTCCATCTAAATGGAATATGAATGATAAAAAAGTTACAGATATGGCAGCTCTATTAGAATACTTATGTATAAAAAATAATATTATTCTAAATCAAACTGACGGACTAGTCTTCACAGAACAACATAATATAGATATAAAAAAAGAATTTGATAGATTATCATCTAATAATACAGGAGAAAAAGTATGA